The following proteins are encoded in a genomic region of Streptomyces collinus Tu 365:
- a CDS encoding TetR/AcrR family transcriptional regulator, which translates to MTGAEEPARPEGRARDAARTRAEILDVATREFARSGYDGARVDEIAARTRTTKRMIYYYFGGKEQLFTAVLERAYGAIRDAERRLDVDGLDPVAAIRRLAELTFDHHERNPDFVRLVSIENIHGAHHIAASRKLGRIGSPALDVIRRILAAGRESGAFTADVDAVELHAMISSLCFFRVANRHTFGVLFGRDLVAPAQRERYRALIGDMVIAHLTAERTAAGRPPPRRARPNG; encoded by the coding sequence ATGACCGGCGCCGAAGAACCGGCACGCCCCGAGGGGCGGGCGCGGGACGCCGCGCGCACCAGGGCCGAGATCCTCGACGTGGCGACGCGGGAGTTCGCCCGGTCCGGCTACGACGGCGCCCGGGTCGACGAGATAGCGGCCCGCACCCGCACCACCAAGCGGATGATCTACTACTACTTCGGCGGCAAGGAACAGCTGTTCACGGCCGTGCTGGAGCGGGCGTACGGAGCGATCCGGGACGCCGAGCGGCGCCTGGACGTGGACGGCCTCGACCCGGTCGCGGCGATCCGGCGGCTGGCCGAGCTGACGTTCGACCACCATGAGCGGAACCCGGACTTCGTCCGTCTGGTCAGCATCGAGAACATCCACGGCGCCCACCACATCGCCGCCTCCCGCAAGCTCGGGCGGATCGGTTCGCCGGCGCTGGACGTGATCCGCCGGATCCTGGCCGCCGGACGGGAGTCCGGGGCGTTCACGGCCGACGTGGACGCCGTCGAGCTGCACGCGATGATCAGCTCGCTCTGCTTCTTCCGGGTGGCGAACCGGCACACGTTCGGTGTTCTCTTCGGCCGCGACCTGGTGGCCCCGGCGCAGCGCGAGCGCTACCGGGCCCTGATCGGCGACATGGTGATCGCCCACCTCACGGCGGAGCGGACCGCCGCCGGCCGACCGCCCCCTCGGCGCGCTCGGCCGAACGGATGA
- a CDS encoding histidine phosphatase family protein, with translation MGDLLLVRHGETEWSRSGQHTSWTDLPLTTLGEEQAKSLAPLLTGRTYALVLTSPLGRAVRTAELAGLTGAVPEPELHEWDYGGYEGVTTADIHRDRPGWDLWTDGVPPGPEGHPGESPEAVGARADRVLARVDAALAADTGDVVLVAHAHFLRVLTARRLGLAPAEGRLFQLATGTVGRLSTEHGRPVIAEWNRRP, from the coding sequence GTGGGGGACCTCCTGCTGGTCCGCCACGGTGAGACGGAGTGGAGCAGGTCGGGACAGCACACCAGCTGGACCGACCTGCCGCTGACCACGCTCGGTGAGGAACAGGCCAAGTCCCTCGCTCCGCTGCTCACCGGACGGACCTACGCCCTGGTGCTGACGAGCCCGCTGGGCCGCGCCGTACGCACCGCCGAGCTGGCGGGCCTGACCGGCGCCGTGCCCGAACCCGAGCTGCACGAGTGGGACTACGGCGGCTACGAGGGCGTCACCACGGCCGACATCCACCGCGACCGGCCCGGCTGGGATCTGTGGACGGACGGCGTGCCGCCCGGTCCCGAGGGGCACCCCGGCGAGTCGCCCGAGGCGGTCGGGGCCCGGGCCGACCGGGTGCTGGCCCGGGTGGACGCGGCGCTCGCCGCGGACACCGGTGACGTCGTCCTCGTGGCGCACGCCCACTTCCTGCGGGTGCTCACCGCCCGCCGGCTGGGCCTGGCGCCCGCCGAGGGCCGCCTCTTCCAGCTCGCGACCGGCACGGTCGGCCGGCTCTCCACGGAGCACGGGCGCCCCGTGATCGCCGAGTGGAACAGACGCCCCTGA
- the gnd gene encoding phosphogluconate dehydrogenase (NAD(+)-dependent, decarboxylating), translated as MQLGLIGLGKMGGNMRERIRRAGHTVVGYDRNPEVSDVKSLEELVEKLEAPRTVWVMVPAGTATQGVIDELKDLLSEGDTVVDGGNSRWTDDEKHAAELGVKGIGFVDAGVSGGVWGLENGYALMVGGDKEHVERLRPVFDALKPEGPYGYVHAGRVGAGHFSKMVHNGIEYAMMQAYAEGWELLEKVKSVDNVREVFRSWQEGTVIRSWLLDLAVNALDEDEHLNQLRGYAEDSGEGRWTVEAAIDNAVPLPAITASLFARFASRQDDSPQMKMIAALRNQFGGHAVEKKD; from the coding sequence ATGCAGCTCGGTCTCATCGGTCTCGGCAAGATGGGCGGCAACATGCGCGAGCGGATCCGCCGCGCCGGCCACACCGTCGTCGGCTACGACCGCAACCCCGAAGTCTCCGACGTCAAGAGCCTCGAAGAACTGGTCGAGAAGCTGGAGGCGCCCCGCACGGTGTGGGTGATGGTCCCGGCCGGCACCGCCACCCAGGGCGTCATCGACGAGCTCAAGGACCTGCTGTCCGAGGGCGACACGGTGGTCGACGGCGGCAACTCCCGCTGGACGGACGACGAGAAGCACGCCGCCGAACTCGGCGTGAAGGGCATCGGCTTCGTCGACGCGGGCGTCTCCGGCGGCGTGTGGGGCCTGGAGAACGGCTACGCCCTCATGGTGGGCGGCGACAAGGAGCACGTGGAGCGGCTGCGGCCGGTCTTCGACGCGCTCAAGCCCGAGGGCCCGTACGGCTACGTCCACGCGGGCCGGGTCGGCGCGGGCCACTTCTCGAAGATGGTCCACAACGGCATCGAGTACGCGATGATGCAGGCCTACGCCGAGGGCTGGGAACTGCTGGAGAAGGTCAAGTCGGTGGACAACGTCCGCGAGGTCTTCCGCTCCTGGCAGGAGGGCACCGTCATCCGCTCCTGGCTGCTCGACCTCGCGGTCAACGCCCTGGACGAGGACGAGCACCTGAACCAGCTGCGCGGCTACGCGGAGGACTCCGGCGAGGGCCGCTGGACCGTCGAGGCGGCCATCGACAACGCGGTGCCGCTCCCGGCGATCACCGCCTCGCTCTTCGCCCGGTTCGCCTCCCGCCAGGACGACTCCCCGCAGATGAAGATGATCGCGGCGCTGCGCAACCAGTTCGGCGGGCACGCCGTCGAGAAGAAGGACTGA
- the pgi gene encoding glucose-6-phosphate isomerase translates to MSDAPSDTPVLTHRPEWTALADHRAEGQPRLRELFATDPGRAERYVVRVGDLHIDYSKHLITDETLALLRELAAATDVFGLRDAMFRGERINVTENRAVLHTALRAAPGAVVEVDGENVVPAVHAVLDKMAGFAERVRSGEWTGHTGRRIRNVVNIGIGGSDLGPAMAYEALRAFTARELTFRFVSNVDGADLHEATRDLDPAETLFIVASKTFTTIETITNATSARSWLLNAFDGDEKAVAKHFVALSTNAEKVSDFGIDTANMFEFWDWVGGRYSYDSAIGLSLMIAIGPDRFREMLDGFRLVDDHFRTAPAEANAPLLLGLLGIWYNNFHDAQTHAVLPYSHYLSKFTAYLQQLDMESNGKSVQRDGRPVQWQTGPVVWGTPGTNGQHAYYQLIHQGTKLIPADFIGFARPVAELSGELKAQHDLLMANFFAQTQALAFGKTAEEVRAEGVPEELVPHKTFPGDRPTTTILARELTPSVLGQLIALYEHKVFVQGAIWNIDSFDQWGVELGKVLAKRVEPALTEGADVPGLDPSTTALVAAYRTLKNASEN, encoded by the coding sequence ATGTCCGACGCACCGTCAGACACCCCCGTGCTCACCCACCGGCCCGAGTGGACGGCCCTGGCCGACCACCGCGCCGAGGGACAGCCTCGCCTGCGCGAGCTGTTCGCCACGGACCCCGGCCGCGCCGAGCGGTACGTCGTCCGGGTCGGCGATCTGCACATCGACTACAGCAAGCACCTGATCACCGACGAGACGCTCGCGCTGCTGCGCGAACTCGCCGCCGCCACCGACGTCTTCGGTCTGCGGGACGCCATGTTCCGCGGTGAGAGGATCAACGTCACCGAGAACCGGGCGGTGCTGCACACCGCGCTGCGGGCCGCGCCCGGCGCGGTCGTCGAGGTCGACGGCGAGAACGTCGTACCGGCCGTGCACGCCGTTCTGGACAAGATGGCCGGCTTCGCCGAGCGGGTGCGCTCCGGCGAGTGGACCGGCCACACCGGCAGGCGCATCAGGAACGTCGTCAACATCGGCATCGGCGGCTCCGACCTCGGCCCCGCCATGGCCTACGAGGCCCTGCGCGCCTTCACCGCCCGGGAGTTGACGTTCCGTTTCGTCTCCAACGTGGACGGCGCCGACCTGCACGAGGCCACCCGCGACCTGGACCCGGCCGAGACGCTGTTCATCGTCGCGTCCAAGACGTTCACCACCATCGAGACGATCACCAACGCCACCTCGGCCCGCTCCTGGCTGCTCAACGCCTTCGACGGGGACGAGAAGGCGGTGGCCAAGCACTTCGTGGCGCTGTCCACGAACGCGGAGAAGGTGTCGGACTTCGGCATCGACACGGCCAACATGTTCGAGTTCTGGGACTGGGTCGGCGGCCGCTACTCGTACGACTCCGCGATCGGCCTGTCCCTGATGATCGCGATCGGCCCGGACCGCTTCCGCGAGATGCTGGACGGCTTCCGCCTGGTCGACGACCACTTCCGCACCGCGCCCGCCGAGGCCAACGCCCCGCTGCTGCTCGGGCTGTTGGGTATCTGGTACAACAACTTCCACGACGCGCAGACCCACGCGGTGCTGCCGTACTCGCACTACCTGTCCAAGTTCACCGCCTATCTCCAGCAGCTCGACATGGAGTCCAACGGCAAGTCGGTGCAGCGCGACGGGCGTCCGGTGCAGTGGCAGACCGGGCCGGTGGTCTGGGGCACGCCCGGCACCAACGGGCAGCACGCCTACTACCAGCTCATCCACCAGGGCACGAAGCTGATCCCGGCGGACTTCATCGGCTTCGCCAGGCCGGTCGCCGAGCTGAGCGGTGAACTCAAGGCCCAGCACGACCTGTTGATGGCGAACTTCTTCGCCCAGACCCAGGCCCTCGCCTTCGGCAAGACGGCCGAGGAGGTCCGCGCGGAGGGCGTGCCGGAGGAACTGGTCCCGCACAAGACGTTCCCGGGCGACCGGCCGACGACGACGATCCTCGCCCGCGAACTGACCCCGTCCGTCCTCGGCCAGCTCATCGCCCTCTACGAGCACAAGGTGTTCGTGCAGGGCGCGATCTGGAACATCGACTCCTTCGACCAGTGGGGCGTGGAGCTCGGCAAGGTCCTCGCCAAGCGCGTCGAACCCGCCCTCACCGAAGGCGCCGACGTGCCCGGCCTCGACCCCTCCACCACGGCCCTCGTCGCCGCCTACCGCACTCTCAAGAACGCATCGGAGAACTGA
- the opcA gene encoding glucose-6-phosphate dehydrogenase assembly protein OpcA, giving the protein MKIDLTDTTASKINKALVRGRRAIGTPAVGMVLTMVIVTDEENAYDSIKAAEDASREHPSRTLVVIKRHARTLRDRTHSRLDAEVRVGSEAGTGETVVLRTYGEVSDHADSVVLPLLLPDAPVVVWWPVDAPDAPAKDPLGALAQRRITDLYAVERPMEVLDTRSRTYAPGDTDLAWTRLTLWRSMLAAALDQARTEVTSAAVEAEQDNPSAELLSRWLEARLGVTVDRVVSAGPVVTAVRLGTANGEIVIDRPEGPLATLTLPGQPPRTLALKVRATSELIAEELRRLDADEMYAIALTGEATKENA; this is encoded by the coding sequence ATGAAGATCGACCTGACCGACACCACGGCAAGCAAGATCAACAAGGCGCTGGTGCGGGGACGCCGCGCCATCGGCACCCCGGCCGTGGGCATGGTCCTGACGATGGTCATCGTCACGGACGAGGAGAACGCCTACGACTCGATCAAGGCCGCGGAGGACGCCTCGCGCGAACACCCCTCGCGGACCCTGGTCGTCATCAAGCGGCACGCCCGCACCCTGCGCGACCGCACCCACTCCCGGCTCGACGCCGAGGTCCGGGTCGGTTCCGAGGCCGGCACCGGCGAGACCGTCGTGCTGCGCACCTACGGCGAGGTGTCCGACCACGCCGACTCCGTGGTGCTGCCGCTGCTGCTGCCGGACGCCCCGGTGGTCGTGTGGTGGCCGGTGGACGCGCCCGACGCCCCGGCCAAGGACCCGCTGGGCGCGCTGGCCCAGCGCCGCATCACCGACCTGTACGCGGTGGAGCGGCCGATGGAGGTCCTGGACACCCGCAGCCGCACCTACGCCCCCGGCGACACGGACCTCGCCTGGACCCGGCTCACGCTGTGGCGGTCCATGCTGGCCGCCGCGCTGGACCAGGCCCGCACCGAGGTGACCTCCGCGGCCGTCGAGGCCGAGCAGGACAACCCCAGCGCCGAACTGCTGTCGCGCTGGCTGGAGGCCCGCCTGGGCGTCACCGTGGACCGGGTGGTCAGCGCAGGCCCGGTCGTCACGGCCGTGCGGCTCGGCACCGCCAACGGCGAGATCGTCATCGACCGGCCGGAAGGGCCGCTCGCCACGCTGACCCTGCCGGGCCAGCCGCCGCGCACCCTCGCCCTGAAGGTCCGCGCCACCTCCGAACTCATCGCCGAGGAGCTGCGCCGCCTCGACGCCGACGAGATGTACGCCATCGCCCTCACCGGCGAGGCCACCAAGGAGAACGCCTGA
- the zwf gene encoding glucose-6-phosphate dehydrogenase, with protein sequence MTTKAPKDGTPAAEEVRVPVGPAADWVNPLRDPRDRRLPRIAGPSGLVIFGVTGDLSRKKLMPAVYDLANRGLLPPGFSLVGFARRDWEDQDFAEVVHDAVREHSRTPFREEVWQQLAEGMRFIPGDFDDDTAFKQLKDAVDELDASRGTGGNFAFYLSVPPKFFPKVVQQLKKHGLASPPEEGSWRRAVIEKPFGHDLASAQALNAIVHDVFEPDQVFRIDHYLGKETVQNILALRFANQMYEPIWNRSYVDHVQITMAEDIGIGGRAGYYDGIGAARDVIQNHLLQLMALTAMEEPIAFDAEALLTEKLKVLKSVRLPEDLGMHTVRGQYAAGWQGGEKVVGYLEEDGIDPQSKTDTYAALKLGIDNRRWAGVPFYLRAGKRLGRRVTEIAVVFKRAPHSPFDSTATEELGSNAIVIRVQPDEGMTVRFGSKVPGTSMEIRDVSMDFAYGESFTESSPEAYERLILDVLLGDANLFPRHQEVEESWKILDPIEGYWAAHGSPAQYPSGSWGPKEADEMLARDGRSWRRP encoded by the coding sequence ATGACGACCAAGGCCCCGAAAGACGGGACACCCGCCGCCGAGGAGGTGCGCGTGCCGGTCGGCCCGGCCGCCGACTGGGTGAACCCGCTGCGCGACCCCCGCGACCGCCGGCTGCCCCGCATCGCGGGCCCCTCCGGCCTGGTCATCTTCGGTGTGACCGGCGACCTGTCCCGCAAGAAGCTGATGCCGGCCGTGTACGACCTGGCCAACCGCGGTCTGCTGCCGCCGGGCTTCTCGCTGGTCGGGTTCGCCCGCCGGGACTGGGAGGACCAGGACTTCGCCGAGGTCGTGCACGACGCGGTGCGGGAGCACTCGCGCACCCCGTTCCGTGAGGAGGTGTGGCAGCAGCTCGCCGAGGGCATGCGGTTCATCCCCGGCGACTTCGACGACGACACCGCGTTCAAGCAGCTCAAGGACGCCGTCGACGAGCTGGACGCCTCCCGCGGCACCGGCGGCAACTTCGCGTTCTACCTCTCGGTGCCGCCGAAGTTCTTCCCGAAGGTCGTGCAGCAGCTGAAGAAGCACGGCCTGGCGAGCCCGCCCGAGGAGGGCTCCTGGCGGCGCGCGGTGATCGAGAAGCCGTTCGGCCACGACCTGGCCAGCGCCCAGGCCCTGAACGCGATCGTGCACGACGTGTTCGAGCCGGACCAGGTGTTCCGGATCGACCACTACCTCGGCAAGGAGACCGTCCAGAACATCCTGGCGCTGCGCTTCGCCAACCAGATGTACGAGCCGATCTGGAACCGGTCGTACGTCGACCACGTACAGATCACCATGGCCGAGGACATCGGCATCGGCGGCCGCGCGGGGTACTACGACGGCATCGGCGCCGCCCGTGACGTCATCCAGAACCACCTGCTGCAGCTGATGGCGCTGACCGCCATGGAGGAGCCCATCGCGTTCGACGCGGAGGCGCTGCTCACCGAGAAGCTGAAGGTGCTGAAGTCGGTGCGGCTGCCGGAGGACCTCGGCATGCACACCGTGCGCGGCCAGTACGCGGCCGGATGGCAGGGCGGCGAGAAGGTCGTCGGCTATCTGGAGGAGGACGGCATCGACCCGCAGTCGAAGACCGACACCTACGCCGCGCTCAAGCTGGGCATCGACAACCGCCGCTGGGCGGGCGTCCCCTTCTACCTGCGGGCCGGCAAGCGTCTTGGCCGCCGGGTCACCGAGATCGCGGTGGTCTTCAAGCGGGCCCCGCACTCCCCCTTCGACTCCACCGCCACCGAGGAGCTGGGCTCGAACGCGATCGTCATCCGCGTCCAGCCCGACGAGGGCATGACCGTGCGGTTCGGCTCCAAGGTGCCGGGCACCTCGATGGAGATCCGGGACGTGTCGATGGACTTCGCCTACGGCGAGTCCTTCACCGAGTCCAGCCCGGAGGCGTACGAGCGGCTCATCCTGGACGTGCTGCTCGGCGACGCCAACCTGTTCCCCCGTCACCAGGAAGTGGAAGAGTCCTGGAAGATCCTGGACCCGATCGAGGGGTACTGGGCGGCGCACGGCAGCCCCGCGCAGTACCCGTCGGGCAGCTGGGGCCCGAAGGAAGCGGACGAGATGCTCGCACGAGACGGACGGAGCTGGCGCAGGCCATGA
- the tal gene encoding transaldolase — translation MITVTEAIGTPGALKRLADEGVSVWLDDLSRTRIASGGLAELVANGGVVGVTTNPSIFQAAIGSGEGYEEQLTDLAVRGVTVEEAVRMMTTADVRAAADVLHTVYTASDGRDGRVSIEVDPRLAHDEKATVAEARQLAWLVDRPNVMIKIPATRAGLPAITEVIGLGISVNVTLIFSLERYRAVMDAYLAGLEKARERGLDLSTIHSVASFFVSRVDSEIDKRLTALGTDEALALKGRAALANARLAYEAYEEVFASGRWDALAKAGANRQRPLWASTGVKDPAYKDTLYVDELVAPGTVNTMPEATLRAAADHGEITGDTVTGGYEQARADLAAVERLGISYDEVVQQLEDEGVAKFGTAWQELLDAVTKSLDSKGVDA, via the coding sequence ATGATCACTGTGACCGAAGCAATCGGGACCCCGGGAGCCCTCAAGCGCCTCGCCGACGAGGGGGTGTCGGTCTGGCTCGACGACCTGTCGCGCACCCGCATCGCCTCGGGCGGCCTGGCGGAGCTGGTGGCGAACGGCGGTGTCGTGGGCGTCACCACCAACCCGTCGATCTTCCAGGCGGCCATCGGCTCGGGCGAGGGCTACGAGGAGCAGCTGACCGACCTCGCGGTGCGCGGTGTCACGGTCGAGGAGGCCGTGCGGATGATGACGACCGCCGACGTGCGCGCCGCCGCCGACGTACTGCATACCGTCTACACCGCCTCGGACGGCCGCGACGGACGGGTCTCCATCGAGGTCGACCCGCGCCTCGCGCACGACGAGAAGGCGACCGTCGCCGAGGCCAGGCAGCTGGCCTGGCTGGTCGACCGCCCCAACGTGATGATCAAGATCCCGGCCACCCGGGCGGGCCTGCCGGCGATCACCGAGGTCATCGGTCTGGGTATCAGCGTCAACGTGACGCTGATCTTCTCCCTGGAGCGCTACCGCGCGGTCATGGACGCCTACCTGGCCGGCCTGGAGAAGGCCCGCGAGCGCGGCCTGGACCTGTCCACGATCCACTCGGTGGCGTCGTTCTTCGTCTCCCGCGTGGACTCCGAGATCGACAAGCGGCTCACCGCCCTCGGCACCGACGAGGCCCTGGCGCTCAAGGGCCGGGCGGCCCTCGCCAACGCGCGGCTCGCCTACGAGGCGTACGAGGAGGTCTTCGCCTCCGGCCGCTGGGACGCGCTGGCGAAGGCGGGCGCGAACCGGCAGCGTCCGCTGTGGGCCTCCACCGGTGTGAAGGATCCCGCGTACAAGGACACGCTGTACGTGGACGAGCTGGTCGCGCCCGGCACCGTGAACACGATGCCGGAGGCCACCCTGCGGGCCGCCGCCGACCACGGCGAGATCACGGGCGACACGGTGACCGGCGGTTACGAGCAGGCCCGCGCGGACCTCGCCGCCGTGGAGCGGCTCGGCATCTCCTACGACGAGGTCGTCCAGCAGCTGGAGGACGAGGGCGTCGCCAAGTTCGGGACGGCCTGGCAGGAACTGCTGGACGCCGTCACCAAGTCCCTGGACAGCAAGGGAGTTGACGCGTAA